From Microbacterium rhizosphaerae:
GTATGGTGTCCGGCCGCACGCTGAACGGATGGATGCCGTCCGCAGTGCGCTCGCTGAGGCGCTCTCGCTGTTCTTCCCCGCCGACTGCGCCGGATGCGGTGAGCTCGACGTCGCACTCTGCAGTGCGTGCCGGAGCGCGCTTCATCCGCGTCCGCGCTCACGGACCCTGGCCGGCGGGCTCGAGGTCCACTCCGGGCTCGCCTTCGAGGGCGTCGCGGCCCGGGTCGTGCGAGCGCTCAAGGAGGACGGGCGCACCGGCCTCGCGCGCTCGCTGGCGCCGGCGCTGGGTGCCGCCGCGGCGGCCGCACATCCCGGATCCGTGATCGCCGTGCCCGTCCCGACGTCCCGCGCCGCCATGCGCCGACGCGGGTACCGGGTCGTGGATCTCATCGCGCAGCACGCCGGGCTGCGGGTCGAGTCCCTCCTGGTCCCCTCGCGCGCCTCGGCCGATCAGCGCGAGCTCGGACGCGACGCACGGCGCCGCAATGTCGTGGGAACAATGCGCGCACGGGATGCCGCGGGCCGCCGCATCCTCGTCGTCGACGACGTCGTCACGACCGGTGCCACGCTCGACGAGGCGATCCGGGTTCTGCGGGCGGAAGGAGCAGAAGTCGTCGGCGCGGCGGCCGTCGCCGCCGTTCCGCTGCACTACCCGGCGCGGGTGAACGCATTCTGAACTCGTACGTGACAGCCCGGTCATCCGTGTCTAGGGTGGGGGGCACAAGGCGACGAAGGTCCGCCCTTGGCCGGGGGGACCGGAACAAGGAGGTCACGGATGGATACCAGCATCGTCGGTGTGGGAGTGAGCGTTTCGGATCGCTTCCGCGGAGTCGTCGAGGAGAAGGTGGCCCGGATCGAGCACCTCGCGCCGCGCGCGCAGGGTCTCGAGGTGAAAGTCACGCACCGCGCGTATCACAACGGTCGCATGGAGGATTCGACCGTGGAGCTCACCTTGACCGGCAAGGGCCCGGTCGTGCGGGCCGAGGCGGTCGACAACGACAAGTTCACGGCCCTCGACATCGCCGTCGACAAGCTCGCCGAGCAGCTCCGGCGCGCCAAGGAGAAGCGCGTCGACGGTCGCAAACACCCTCGCGGCGCCAAGCTCGACAAGGAGAGCGGTTCCATCCACGGAGTCGACGTGCAGCCGGTCTCCGCCGACGTCCTTCGCGCCGTGGCGACCGGGGAGATCCCGATCATCACCGGCAACGAGGATGAGGAGGACTACACGCCGGTCGTCATCCGCACCAAGCGGTTCGACGCGGAGTGGATGACCGTCGAGGATGCCGTCGACCGCATGGAGCTCGTCGGGCACGACTTCTTCCTCTTCATCGACGCGCGCACCGACCACCCCAGCGTCGTCTACCGGCGCAAGGGCTGGGACTACGGCGTCATCTCGCTGACGACGATGGCGCCTCCGGAAGAGGCGCTGGTCTCCTGACCCGATCAGACGACGGTCCCCACGCCCCTCGGGGCGTGGGGACCGTCGTCGTGCGGGCGGTCAGTTGAAGATGTCGTCGATGAGGCCGCCGATGACCAGGCCGCCGAGCACCCCGCCCATGACGTCGCCCATGCCGCTGCGCGGCCGGCCGCCCCAGCCCTGCTGCGGGTACGCCCCGGGCTGGCCCCAGCCGCCGTACGGACGGGCGTCGTCGATGTCGCGCTGTGCGTACTGCAGAGCTTCGCTCGCGAGGTAGGCCACCCGGCGTGCGCCGTCGACGGCGGCGGGGCGATCGTCTTCGGCGAGCGAACGGGCCCCCGGCAGCTCTGCACGCAGCCGCTCGGCCTCGGCGAGGCGTGTGCGGGCGTCGGCGCCGATCCAGCCGCGCTGACCGGCGATGACGTCGCGCGCGACCGACAGCTGCCGGTCGGCGTCGTCGAGGGCGTGCTCGACCTGGGCGACCGTCGGCAGCGGGTTGGCGGCGCGCTCGAGAGCGGCCGCGACGGCGGCGTCCAGGGCCGTGTTCGCTTCGCGCAGCTGCGTGAGCTCGGCGAGCGGATCGCTCTTCTCGCCGGATGCCGGCAGGGCCGCGAGTGCGGCGCTCAATGCGCGCGCGGCCTCGACGACCGCCGGCGACTGCGGAGCGGTGCGCGCGCGGACGAGATCGCTACGCGAGTCGTCGATGACCGCCGCGAGGGTCGACTCGGCGCGCAGTGCCTCGACCTCGTAGGTCTCGAGGGCATCCAGCATGGCCGCGGCGCGGCGCATCGACTCGATCGCCGCCTCGAGGGCCATGTTCCCCTGCTCGCGCTGACCGGACGCGCGGCGTCGCTCGGCGATGTCGGCCCCGTGAACGGCGAAGTCCAGCAGGCGGGCGGTCTCCTCAGGCGTCTGCGCGACCTGGCGGAGGGCGTCGGGGGAGTAGCGCTCGGACAGGCGCGCGAGAGTCTCGCGCGCCGGCTCGATGCGCTCGCGGAGGACGACGGCATCCGTCCGCACGTTCGCCAGGATCTGCGGGGCGTTGCGGGCGAGCGCGATCGGCTGCGCGAGTGCGGCCGTCTTCTCGTCGAGGAGCGCTTCGGCCCACTCGCACAACTGAACGATGCGCGCGTTGCGGGTGCGCAGCTCCTCGGGCGTGTCCGGGATCTCGTCGTGGTTCAACTGATGGAGCTGGAACGCCTCGCCCATGTGCACGCGCACCGAGTCGAGCGCGGCGCGCAGGTCCGCGGTCGCGTTGTCGCCGAGCTCGGCGATCGCGAAGTCGAGCTCGTCCGACGTGAGCCGCATCCGCTCGTCGGCCTCGACGAGGCCCTTCTGCGCGCGGGCCGCCAGATCGGCGTCCGCCGCATCCTGTTCACGATTGCGCTTGCCCCAGAATCCGGCCATCCTCCGATCCTACGGTCGGTGTCCGAGCGTGCGCCCAGTGCTCGCTGAGGGCGTACCGCGCGTGCGTGCAGCCGTGCCGCCGAGGGCGGCAGCCGGGATGCGCCTGCGGATCAGTCGTCGCGGCGGGCGGAGGAGCGCGGCTTCCGGTCGTCGAAGCGGCGCGGAGCGCGGTCGTCGTCGAAGCGGCGGCGCTGGGGGCGCCCGGTATCGGGCCGAAGATCGATCAGCTGGCCCGAGATGCGCGTGTCGGCGAGCCGGTCGAGGGTGTCGCGCGACAGGTTCGCAGGCAGCTCGACGAGCGAGAAGTCGGGCTTGATGTCGATCGCGCCGAAGTCGTCGCGGCGCAGGCCGCCCTCGTTGGCGAGCGCGCCGACGATCTGACGCGGTTCGACGCGTTGGCGGCGGCCGACGGCGATGCGGTACGTCGCGAACCCCTCGCGCGGCGCACGGCGCTCGGAGCGCTCCGGCCGGCCCGCGCGCTCGAAGCGGTCGCCTCGATCCGGCCGCTCGTCGCGGTCGCGGCGCGGCTGGCGGACGGGCTCGGGCTCCGGCTCGAGGAGAAGGGGCGTCTCGCCCTGCGCCACGATGGCGAGAGCGGCTGCCACGTCGACCTCGGGCACGTCGTGGTGGCGGACGTAGTGGGCGACGATGTCGCGGAAGGCCTCGACCCGGTCCGCCTCGCCGAGCGCGGCGGTGATGCGGTCGTCGAAGCGGTTCAGTCGCGTGACATTCACCTCGTCGACGCTCGGCAGGGTCATCTCGGTGAGGTCCTGGCGGGTCGCGCGCTCGATCATCTTCACGAGCCCGCGCTCGCGCGGCGTCACGAAGCTGATCGCATCGCCGGTGCGGCCGGCGCGCCCGGTGCGGCCGATGCGGTGCACATAGGACTCGGCATCCGTCGGGATGTCGAAGTTCACGACGTGCGAGATGCGCTCGACGTCGAGCCCGCGTGCCGCGACATCCGTCGCCACGAGGATGTCGAGCTTGCCCGACTTCAGCTGGTTGACGGTCTTCTCTCGCTGCGGCTGCGCGATGTCGCCGTTGATGGCGGCGGCGGAGTACCCGCGAGCCCGCAGCTTCTCGGCGATCTCCTCGGTGACGATCTTGGTGCGTCCGAACACGATCATCCCGTCGAAGTTCTCGACCTCGAGGATCCGCGTGAGGGCATCCATCTTCTGCTGCCATTGCACGACGAGATAGCGTTGGGAGGTCTTCGAGGACGTCTGGGTCTTGCCCTTGACGATGATCTCGGCCGGGTCGTTCAGGTACTGCGTGGCCATCCGGCGGATCGCAGCCGGCATGGTGGCGGAGAACAGGGCGACCTGCTTCGTGGCGGGCGTCTCCGCGAGGATGGTCTCGACGTCTTCGGCGAAGCCCATCTTGAGCATCTCGTCGGCCTCGTCGAGAACGAGGTACTTCAGCTCGGAGAGGTCGAGCGTGCCCTTCTCGAGGTGGTCGATGATGCGGCCGGGCGTGCCGACGACGATGTGCACACCGCGTCGCAGCGCCGACAGCTGCACGCCGTAGCCCTGACCGCCGTAGACGGGGAGGACGTGCACCGACTTCAGATGCCCGGCGTACTTCTCGAACGCCTCGCAGACCTGCAGTGCGAGCTCGCGCGTCGGCGCGAGAACGAGCGCCTGCGGAGTCTTCTGCGAGAGGTCGAGTCGATCGATGATCGGCAGCGCGAACGCCGCCGTCTTGCCGGTGCCGGTCTGCGCGAGGCCGACGACATCGCGTCCGGCCAGGAGGGTGGGAATCGTCGCCGCCTGGATCGCCGACGGCGACTCGTATCCGATCTCGTGCAGAGCCTTCAGAACATGCGCGCCGAGCCCGAGGTCGGCGAATGTCGCGGACTCGGCGTCCGGCGCCGATGCGGGCGCGGCAGGTGGCACCGTGGGAGCGCCATCCGCGATCTCAGGCTCGAGCGGGGCGTCTTCGGTATCGGAGTTGTGCACAGTTCAGCGTAGCGAGGGTGGGCTGGGAAGCGACAGGATGCGCGTGCCCAGTCCGCTCAGAGGGATGCGGCGGCCGCCGGCCGCCCTCGTCGGGGACGCTCGGTCGACAGTTCGAGGGCGATCGCGTGGCGGGGATGCTGCGCCAGCCGCTGCTCGGTGTGGTCGAGCCAGCGCACCTCCGCCTCCACGGCGAAGATCATCGCGTCGACGAGGAGCGATCGGGCGAGCTCCTGCGGCCCCTCGACGCTCTCGGCGGCCGTCTCCCGGAGCGCCTGCAGCTGGGCGAGCGAAGCCCGGCGCTGCGTGCGGATCAGCTCGGCGACGTCCACCCCCGGTAGGGTCGCGGCGAGCGCCAGCTTGATCGCGAGCTCGTCGCGCGTGCCGGTGCTGCGCTCGACCGGGGAGTCCAGCCAGCCCCGCACCGCGAGGCGCCCCGCATCCGTGATCTCGACGTAGACATGCCCCTGCTCGTCGGCCGCGCCCTTCGCGACCAGACCGTCGCGTTCCAGCCGCTCGAGCGTGTTGTAGATCTGCCCGACGTTGAGCGGCCAGGTCGATCCGGTGCGGCGGTCGAACTCCGCGCGCAGCTGATAGCCGTAGCACGGCCCCTGGTCGAGGATCGCGAGGAGGCTCTGGCGCACCGACATCCGGGCTCCCGTCTGTGCATACTCGGTATCTATTTGCCGAGTATATGGATACCGGGAAACCCCTCGCGCGGCAGCCGGCGAGGGCTGACCCCTCAGCTCGTGGTGACGCGGTAATCGCCGTCGGCGCAGCCGGTGAAGCGCCACCCTCCCGGCTGCTGCTCGAGACGCGCGCCTTCGACGCCCGTCGTGTGCACCGCAGGCTTCGTCGTGCCGGGGATCCAGACATCCAGCCCGCACGTGCGCCGACTCGACGAGCCGGTGAGGAGCAGGCTCGCGCCGTCGCCGTGCAGTGTGTCGATGCGCCCGGGTGCCGACTGCGGGTAGGCGCGGCTGAGCACTCCGAGCAAGTGGCGGTTGCCGGGGGCGTCGGCGCCGGTGGCGCAGTTCTCCGGGACGAGGCCGAGCCCGACGTCGCCGATGCCGTTCTGCGGATCGCCGCACGCCTGCTTCCACACCCAGTAGGCGCTGCCGAGGGCGTGGGCATCCTCCGCCGTCGCGTATCGGTCGATGCGCGACGCGATCGACGCGTCGTCGCCCCAGTAGCCGTACTCACCGGACCACAGGGGGATGCCGTACTCGGCGGCGACGCGCTCCGCGAGGTCGAATTGCCGCTCGATGCTCACGATCGCCGGCAGCCCGAGCGAGGTGTCCATCGTGATCGACTCCGCATACAGATGGGGCGAGAAGACGATGTTGCGGTCGGAGGTGAAACCCGGACGCGGGCCGGTGTCGAATCCGAGGCCCGACCAGAGGATGCTCGGCTCGACGAAGACGATCTGCGGGGCGCCCCCCGTCCGGATCTGGCGGATCGCCGCGTCGTAGTACCTGCCCAGCTGCTGGGAGGTCGTGACGGGAGCGGTCTCGCCGAAGCCGGGCTCGTTCATGAGGTCGTACCCGGCGACGGCCGGCTCGTCCTTGAACTCGGCGGCGAGCTCGCCCCACGTGCGGGCGAGCGCGCTCTGCACGCCGTCGGTGTCGAACCAGAAGTTCTCGAAGGCGCGGTCCCCGGCGGGAGAGATGTCGCGGCCGGTGAAGGCGCAGCGCGGAGCGCCGTCCGAGATCGTCGCCCACGCGGGCGCGCCGTCGTACCCCCACATCGGGTCGGTGCCGGGCCGGCAGACGGTGCCGTCGGTGGTGGCCGCCTTCGACCAGCCGTCCTGGTGCATGTCGAGGACGACACGGATGCCGTTCTCCTTCGCCCAGGCCACGGCATCCTTCACACGCCCGAGGTAGGCGGTGTCCAACTGGCCCCGAGTCGGCTCGAGGGTCGACCACGACAGGTTCAGGCGGACGACGTCGAAGCCGTACGACGCGATGTCGGCGAAGTCCTGCTCGCTGAGCGGCCGCGTCGCCGGCACGTCCCTGCGGGGCTGGTAGAAGTCGACGAGCTGGTTCACGTTCACACCGCGCATCAGCACGTCGTTGCCGTTGCCGTCGGTGATGCGCCCGCCCTCCGCCCGCAAGAAGCCCTGCGGGATGGTCGGCTGCGGGTCCGCGGCCTGCGCGGGAGCGATCGCGGCGATCGTGCTGGCGGCGACGGCGGCCACCACCGCGAACGCGACGACGGATGCGGCGACCGATGCCGCGGCCTCGGAGCGCTCGGCGGCGCCGACCGTGACGTCCCCCGTGCGCGAGCCGCGGATGCGGTCGACGACGGCGGCGGCGACCGCCGGGATCCAGCCGATCGCCGCGCCGTACGACAAGCCGTCGGCGATGTGGACGTACGCGGCCATGAGGGGCCACATGTCGCCGCGCAGGCCGTCGTCCGCGACGAGCCCGAAGAGGGCCTGAAGGATGCCGAGCATCCCCCCGGCCACGAGGGCGCCCAGCCAGATGCCGAGGAGACCGTCGACGCGGCGACGCATCCATCGCATCGAGAGAAGAGCGGCACCGGCGAGCAGGATGACCCCCGAGATCACGGCGAACGGCCCCTGGTCGACGCGGGGTGCGGGGATCCCCGACGTGGAGGTCGCGCCGGTCCACCAGGATCCTGCGACGAGGGGAGCGAGGGCCGCGAGGAGGATGGCGTAGGGCCAGACAGTGCCCGGCGCGCGCAGTTCGACCTGGCCGCGGCGGCCGCCGGCGAGGCGCGTCGCGGCCGCGACGATGAGTGCGGCGGGGATCGCCTTGGCGGTCACGTAGCCGCCGGCCCAGCCCGAGAAGAGCGCGTCTCCGGTCATGACGAGCGCCGTCGCCGCCTGCGCGAGCAGGACGGCGAGGGTCGTACCCGCCGCCGACGTCCAGAATCGCGTGCCGGCGCGCGCGGCGCTCCACCACACGACGGCCACGAGCACCGGGAGGAAGACGACGTAGCGGGCGAGCGGCCATCCGAGCTGCGGCTGGGGTGCTCCGCCGGGCCAGCCGACGAGCGCGAGCAGTCCGGTCGGGTCGGCGACGGCCTCGATGAGGACGAGGACGAGGGCGGTGCCCACGGCGACCAGGGGCCGGCGGACCTTGTTCATGGCACTCCCATGTGCGATCTGGCGGCACCTCGCCGTGCCGGTCTTCGTCGGAGGAAGGCCCACCGCATTCGGGTGTGCGGCGGGCCTCGATGCTGCGGCGCTCCGGGTGGACAGGGCTCTCACCGCGGATTGCTACTGACAGCATGCGCAATAAGAGTGTCCGAACCAAATCCGAGCAACCCTCGGGTTCCATATGGAGCGACTGGATGCCGCATGCCGTGGCACCCGGTACCAGCCGGGTCGGTGCGAGCCTCGTCCTTCGTCCCAGCCACTGTCAAGTCACAGCCGGGTAACATGACGAGGTGTGCCCGTGATGCCCGGGCTCCGCCGGCGTGCCATTCGCGCCGAACACCCGACAGATGGAGACACTCCGTGGCGAACCCTCTCGAGAAACTGCTCCGTGCCGGTGAGGGGCGGATCCTCAGGCGGCTCGAGCAGGTGGTGAAGGCCGTCAACGCCCTCGAGGACGAGTACGGCAAG
This genomic window contains:
- a CDS encoding ComF family protein translates to MDAVRSALAEALSLFFPADCAGCGELDVALCSACRSALHPRPRSRTLAGGLEVHSGLAFEGVAARVVRALKEDGRTGLARSLAPALGAAAAAAHPGSVIAVPVPTSRAAMRRRGYRVVDLIAQHAGLRVESLLVPSRASADQRELGRDARRRNVVGTMRARDAAGRRILVVDDVVTTGATLDEAIRVLRAEGAEVVGAAAVAAVPLHYPARVNAF
- the hpf gene encoding ribosome hibernation-promoting factor, HPF/YfiA family; translation: MDTSIVGVGVSVSDRFRGVVEEKVARIEHLAPRAQGLEVKVTHRAYHNGRMEDSTVELTLTGKGPVVRAEAVDNDKFTALDIAVDKLAEQLRRAKEKRVDGRKHPRGAKLDKESGSIHGVDVQPVSADVLRAVATGEIPIITGNEDEEDYTPVVIRTKRFDAEWMTVEDAVDRMELVGHDFFLFIDARTDHPSVVYRRKGWDYGVISLTTMAPPEEALVS
- a CDS encoding DEAD/DEAH box helicase, with product MPPAAPASAPDAESATFADLGLGAHVLKALHEIGYESPSAIQAATIPTLLAGRDVVGLAQTGTGKTAAFALPIIDRLDLSQKTPQALVLAPTRELALQVCEAFEKYAGHLKSVHVLPVYGGQGYGVQLSALRRGVHIVVGTPGRIIDHLEKGTLDLSELKYLVLDEADEMLKMGFAEDVETILAETPATKQVALFSATMPAAIRRMATQYLNDPAEIIVKGKTQTSSKTSQRYLVVQWQQKMDALTRILEVENFDGMIVFGRTKIVTEEIAEKLRARGYSAAAINGDIAQPQREKTVNQLKSGKLDILVATDVAARGLDVERISHVVNFDIPTDAESYVHRIGRTGRAGRTGDAISFVTPRERGLVKMIERATRQDLTEMTLPSVDEVNVTRLNRFDDRITAALGEADRVEAFRDIVAHYVRHHDVPEVDVAAALAIVAQGETPLLLEPEPEPVRQPRRDRDERPDRGDRFERAGRPERSERRAPREGFATYRIAVGRRQRVEPRQIVGALANEGGLRRDDFGAIDIKPDFSLVELPANLSRDTLDRLADTRISGQLIDLRPDTGRPQRRRFDDDRAPRRFDDRKPRSSARRDD
- a CDS encoding PadR family transcriptional regulator translates to MSVRQSLLAILDQGPCYGYQLRAEFDRRTGSTWPLNVGQIYNTLERLERDGLVAKGAADEQGHVYVEITDAGRLAVRGWLDSPVERSTGTRDELAIKLALAATLPGVDVAELIRTQRRASLAQLQALRETAAESVEGPQELARSLLVDAMIFAVEAEVRWLDHTEQRLAQHPRHAIALELSTERPRRGRPAAAASL
- a CDS encoding cellulase family glycosylhydrolase, whose product is MNKVRRPLVAVGTALVLVLIEAVADPTGLLALVGWPGGAPQPQLGWPLARYVVFLPVLVAVVWWSAARAGTRFWTSAAGTTLAVLLAQAATALVMTGDALFSGWAGGYVTAKAIPAALIVAAATRLAGGRRGQVELRAPGTVWPYAILLAALAPLVAGSWWTGATSTSGIPAPRVDQGPFAVISGVILLAGAALLSMRWMRRRVDGLLGIWLGALVAGGMLGILQALFGLVADDGLRGDMWPLMAAYVHIADGLSYGAAIGWIPAVAAAVVDRIRGSRTGDVTVGAAERSEAAASVAASVVAFAVVAAVAASTIAAIAPAQAADPQPTIPQGFLRAEGGRITDGNGNDVLMRGVNVNQLVDFYQPRRDVPATRPLSEQDFADIASYGFDVVRLNLSWSTLEPTRGQLDTAYLGRVKDAVAWAKENGIRVVLDMHQDGWSKAATTDGTVCRPGTDPMWGYDGAPAWATISDGAPRCAFTGRDISPAGDRAFENFWFDTDGVQSALARTWGELAAEFKDEPAVAGYDLMNEPGFGETAPVTTSQQLGRYYDAAIRQIRTGGAPQIVFVEPSILWSGLGFDTGPRPGFTSDRNIVFSPHLYAESITMDTSLGLPAIVSIERQFDLAERVAAEYGIPLWSGEYGYWGDDASIASRIDRYATAEDAHALGSAYWVWKQACGDPQNGIGDVGLGLVPENCATGADAPGNRHLLGVLSRAYPQSAPGRIDTLHGDGASLLLTGSSSRRTCGLDVWIPGTTKPAVHTTGVEGARLEQQPGGWRFTGCADGDYRVTTS